TCTTTTGCATCACACAAAACTAGTTAGGATCTTCAGCTACCTTATCTGTAGGCGACGATCACTACGGATGCTGGTGTGATTACGCTCCGGGATATAACTTTAATGCAGAATCAACCTCGGTCGTATTTCACTTGTGAGGAATATCGTGTAGGCCATAGCCGATATTACGGAGTAGAAGATAACAAAATATGTCAACTTCTACTAGACTGTACTGATCGAGAATAATAGTAGCAGCATTATTCGGTACGTTTGTTCCCATTACAAGCATCATGTGGCCACATTCATTTAGTCAAGGGTACATCAGTATTCAGTAGTAGTCCGGCCATAGCATTCACCACACAACCTACATGGCTACATACTGCCAGTGCATAGCTTGTATGGCATTCActatatttttccatttttaagTATAAAAATAACATGTGCAGTCTAACATATACTATTGAAGTTAACATTGCCAGTTAGCCTTTGGTGCAGATAAACTTTGTGggaaaaataataagaaaaccATATATAACTCACTCTCACATATTAGCTTTTTGTATCACTCATATCAGCTCAGTGAAGAAGTCTTAAAACCATAGTACAGCCTTAGATACAGAGTTGCACTGTGTGTATCCCTACAAAAAAACGAAATGAATGACTAGATCTCGTACGCTTTTATGGTGTAGTTGTACATGGATGGCACACCTACCTACGGCCAACAACATTGCCATCAATCAACTCATGGTAATGGGGTCGGTTAATTTGTGCTAATCCCGGTGTGACACGAGCCAAAGCCCTTGTGCTACGGCGCAAGAACCGTTTGGAGAACATGATCATATATTATCACTCCCTCATAGGTGTAAATTGCTGCCATTGGTCAATGAGGCTTTTATTAACCCCcatgtgatgactgatgagagtTAGAATCACAGCTCTGAAAAACACATACACAGGGCCCTATGGCTAATGAATGGGTGGATTCAGAAGAGATCAACATGGGGGTAGTAGGGTACTTTGCTGTAAGGATTAATCTAATTAACCCAAGGAATTATCAACTGAGTGCCCACATGAAGAACCTTCCTTTGTGGCAATTAATTATGCTTCAGCCGTGCAACACCCCCAGCATCAATGATGCACTGACTCGAGTACTGTCTGTTTTtaatctctttttttctctctgctCTGCTCTTGCCTCTTTGTGACTTTTGCTTCGTACTGGAGTCTGGAGGCTCACAGTGGCATCCACCATGGTGGCAAACATGAACACAGATGTGGATAGTTGATACAGGTGGCTTTGTCGTTAGTCGTCGCTACACAGAGTTATGGGTTCCTTAAGGTGACATGTGACTAAAGTCCCAGGATGTCATGCAACTTCCATACAGTTGCAGTATATATGCAATAGTAACTTGCTTTGTACATGCAGTGGTTGCAAAGAACACTAGCAAGTCGTAAGAATTATTAGTTGGTGATTGCTACACTTTCATCAGCTGAATTTTGATTAAAAGTTTGCAATGGGATAATACATCTAGCATGGCCAACTTGTTTGCTTTACATTCtccatttgaatttttttaaagataataatAACATGCTCCATTTTGTTTTATAGAATGACATTCTCCATTTGGTTACTCTATATGATAGCAGTGGCTGATTAATGATGGTTTTATGTGGAGCTTAGCTGAATGATCATGGCAATATGACATTGTTTGTGTGATGGTGCTCATGGTAGGTTCtacgcggcggaggtggtggcggcgctggagTACATCCACATGATGGACATCGTGTACCGTGACCTGAAGCCGGAGAACGTGCTCGTCCGCGCCGATGGCCACATCATGCTCACCGACTTCGACCTCTCGCTCAAGTGCGACccgacggcgccgacgccggcgcacGTCATCTCGGACCCCATCGCCCTCGCCGGCAGCCACtactcggcgtcgtcgtcgtgcatCATCCCGTCCTGCATTGTCCCCGCCGTGTCGTGCTTCCAGCTCTTCCCCGGACGCGGGCGacgccggcgccatcgccgcAAGAAGAAGACAgcgagtggtggcggcggcggcatcagcgGCAGCAGCTTCCCGGCCGGTGGGCTGGAGCTGGAGTTCGTGGCGGAGCCGGTGGAGCTCCGGTCCATGTCGTTCGTCGGCACGCACGAGTACCTCGCGCCGGAGATCGTCTCCGGCGAGGGGCACGGCAGCTCCGTCGACTGGTGGACGCTGGGGGTGTTCGTGTTCGAGCTCCTCTACGGCGTGACGCCGTTCAAGGGGTACGACAACGAGATGACCCTGGCGAACATCGTGGCGCGCGCGCTCGAGTTCCCCAGGGACCCGcccgtctcctccgccgccaaggACCTCGTCACGTCGCTCCTCGCCAAGGACCCGACGCGGCGCCTCGGCGCCACGGTCGGCGCCGCGGCCATCAAGCGGCACCCGTTCTTCAGCGGCGTGAACTGGGCGCTGCTCCGGTGCGCCACGCCGCCGTACGTTCCCCCGCCGTTCAGCgtcgcggccgccaccgccgccgccgccgccgccgacatgtCGGACGATGACAGCTGCCCCGGCACGCCCGTGGAGTACTACTAGAGACAAGcaaagccaagccaagccaaggAAGCTGCCACCATGGCTGGCACCACCATGTCCGTGCAAAAGGAAAGCTGCTGCCGCCATTGGCCAGCGCACGTGGTGGTGGGGATCCCACCCATGGACCGTGGCGCATGGCGCGCACGAGGGCAAGCCGGCCGGCGGAGCAGGCGTCGAGTAGTTGCCGGGGGCGTGTCGagggcgcgccgcgccgcgccatggcAAGCGACAAGGAGCACACACACACCCACCGTTCCAACGACTTATTGTCAAACTCTGAATTTTTCTCTGGCATATGCTGCCCGTCTCACTCACCTACATGCTAGCATAACATCAGCATTAGTCCTATAGTATAATAGTACTACACTTTAACTTAACCCATCTAGAACAGACAATTTAGCTTTATTATTTCGTCCAATGTTTCATGCAAAGTTTATGCATTGTACTCTCTTGTAgcgagttcagacttcagagttgtatttatgggtttttttttaacaagtgAAATCAACTGGACATTCTGATTTCTCCGATCTTGTGATCATTGGAAACAATTGGGGACATGGCTAATGAAAATGATACGCAGTGTTAGGGCGTTGGGGGGACAAGAAGagactcaaaaaaaaaaaaggcaagatGGCGCGAGAGAGAGGTGGCGATCATTTCATTTCCCGGGAATTCTGCGCGGCCACTTTGCCGTGCTCGTGCGCTTCGCTTTGCAACCGCATCAGTCTCTCTTGTGGTTGTGTCACTGCTAGCTACTGCTACGACGTGAGTGAGTGGGGATCATATCCTTTCTAGACGCGTACTTCTAGATGAAAACAGCTGTGTGTACGCATCATCGCCGGCAAGCGCCTTTCCTGGGCTGCACAGATGATCATCATCTTGAGGAAAAGACGACGTGTATACAGTGCAGCGAAAGATGTCCATCGTTTATCCCTTCAGCTTAATTATAAGATGTCGCTAAACTTTTAAttctaaaacttaattttaacaTTGGTTTTAGGGTTTTTAAATCATAGTttatattttagtattttcttAAAAGCATTAAGAATATGaaagttttatatataaattgtgTTATCTTTGATAAATTTTGATGCTAGGATGCATAGCTGGGCTAGAGGCAAATGTTGCAGCTATGCACAATGAGCAGGATCATGCTTTGTGCCATCAAAAGCAAGTCAACCATATAGTAACAGGCTTACAGTTAACCGATGGGAGCAAGGCTGTCCTCCAGCTTGATTGCATAGTAACACTCTAAAAAGGGGTCAAGAGAGGTTTTAAAAGCGCAGAGAGTAATCAAAAGAAAACAGTACATTTACCTTTCTTGGATCTGCAGGTCAGCAGGTATGCAAGCACGCTCTCTATAGTAGATATGTACTGCAAAAGCAGAGCATCCAGGTCACTACCAAATGATAACACCAAGAATTTGCTGCCACTTCACTGGCTAGTTAGGGTTACATTTTAGGAGTTATTCAACACTATCTATGTATATTAAATAAAAAGCCAATAATTCTTAAGACCGCATACATGTACATTCAGGGGCGAAGCTAGAAAACCCTCAGACTGAGCAAAGCTAATGATGATTCAAATATTTTCACAAATTACATAGCATTTAAAAATTTCTTATGAAAATGCTATGGAACATTTCATGCTTGGGTGTGTTCTTTTCTCATCTTTCTCAACTTTACTTCCTTGTTTTCTACGTGTGCATTTCTCAAACTACTAAATAGtgcaattttgaaaaaaatatattgtgaaagttgctttaaaaacatagtaatctatttttaagtattttagctaatacttaattaattatgtgctaataatatgtccctcaacttaacagtgCGAGATTTTTTTAGTCCTTTAACCCCAAAACCATAAATATCtacccctaaactcactcaAAACGTTCAAAGGAGGTCCCATGGCAGTATTCTTGCCCaattttgctgacgtggcatcctaatcagcaaaaaaacaaaaaaataaatatgtgggaCCTATATAtaagtgagaaaaaaatgtggggtcaacaatcctaatcagcatccctttttctctccttctcttTCGTTTTCAACTTTTCAATTTGCCGCAACGGGGAGTGGCAGCGGCGCGCAGCTGGAGGCAAGCGGAGAAGCGGCGTCggtgggcgagcgcggcggcagcgagcgaGCTTCGGATCCAGGCTCGGGGAGGAGCAGAGGGGATTGGGACGCGGGGGGCGCGTGGCGGGGGGCGagtgcggctgcggctgcaggCAGTGGTGCGCGACCGGAGCAGGTAGAGCGGCGGTGTtagcgggcgagcgcggcggcacgCGCCACCGCTGCAAGAACACTCCTTTGCCCCGCACCGTCACTGCCGTCACCGCTTCGCACCtcgcaccatcgccgccgttgCTACTTCGCAGGAGTTGAGTAGAGGCACACTGAGAGAGAATGTGGCGGTCGGGGTCCCTGCAGAGGGGCGGGGGTGGAAGTGGAAGAAGGATGCCGGCGAAGGGGCCCCTGGCGTCgttggcggcggagggggcCTCAAATCCCGTCGGCCGGTTCGTCGCGGGAAGCCCCCGATGCCAGGCCAGACGTACAACCGCCTCGGCAGCCTCAGCAAGGCCACCGCGGGCGCGCCGTCTCTCCCGTCGGTGCCACGGTCTGCGACAGTGGGGTCCCTGTAGAGGGGCGGGGCCGGAAATGGGAGGAGGACACTAGCGAAGATGGGCTTGGTGTCATCGGCGGCAGAGGCAGCCTCAAATCCCACGGcaagcggcgggcgagcgcggcggttGGCGAGAGCAGCGGCTgcctctcccgccggcgcccCCCTCTCACGTCGGCCGgcctcctctttcccctctttgGCTGGCACCAGCTgctgctaccgccgccgccgcctctcaccCCTCTCCCGTCGCCACATGCTCAACTAGCTGCCATCTCCGTTTGGGACTCCTCCCGACGTAAGCTCGCGCAGGCATCatccctccaccgccggccgctccGCCCCTCTCTCGGCCTTCTACTCCCCCATCTCACGCCGACGCGGTCGGTCGCCTCTCCCCTTGCCGGCCACTCCGCGCGTTGCCGCCACCACAACCCAAGCGGGGTGACGGCGGGCGAGCATGGGGGTGGCGCGCGGAGTTCACTCGGGCTTGCCTCGCTCGCCCCCATCTGCCACCGGTCGACAGTGAgctgaagagaagaaaaaaaaagagataagagagaagatAAGTGGtccccattttttttttatttttttttgctgtctaggatgccacgttagcgaaaccacccatatataatGCCATAGGACCTTGTGTGTACGGTTTGggtgagtttaggggtacacatttctggttttgttgTTAAGCGACctaaaaaaaatctcgctgttaagttaagggacctctggtgaacttattccataagAAAATACTAGTATACTGGGCTGTGATGAAGCTTATTATATTCTGGCCCATTAACCTCGAAACCTTATGATATAACAAGTAGGCCCTATGAGGCCCAGTTCGGCCCATTCCATGTCCCCTCGCGGCCTCACCGTGGGCCAGACCAGCCGAACCCACCAAGCGGCATCTTCTTCCTTCCGCCCCGGCCCCCGATCCTCCCTCCGACCACTGCTTCCTCCCACCTGCGGAGACGGAACCCTAAAAaatttcttcttccccttctcgTCCGGGCAGCGGAAGGAGCTCTAAGGTGATGCTGCTACTTCTCCTCAAATTTCTAATCTGCTCATGGCGGGGGCGGGCGGGTGTGCATGCGTTTCCGTTGTGAATAAGTCCCCGCGCTCCTGTTGCTGGTGTAGTAGTATTTGCGTAGAGAATAGGGAGGGTTTTGTGCTTGGGCTTCGATTTGTGCGTGCTTGGATGGTAGCTTGCGCGATTTCGTGCTTTCCCCGATTGATTTACCGCGGTTTGGTGCTAACTTGCGATTTCGTGGTCTCCGGATTGATGATTTAGTACGGTTTCCCCCAATACTCCAGTGATGCTGTACAAGGTAGAATACTTACTCGGTAGATAATGAGTTGTGACGGGGCAGTTAGTTGTAACATTCAGTATGATGATTCTTCCTATTATTACTGGAGCAAGAGTAGCTTGATTGTACTGATGAAAGAATGGAGCACTTGTTGCAGCAGATTATATAGTTCATTTATCTTTATTTCTTCCCCTTAACCCCCAATCAGTTAGAACCATTTATTAATATGGTGTTTCCTATGATTAGATGTACAACATGAAAAAAACATGATTATGCTGAAGAATGGAACACTTGTTGCAGCAGATCATATATATACTTCATTTATCTTTACTTCTTTCCCCTGACCCCCAATCAGTTAGAACCATTTATTATGGTGTTTCCTATGATTAGttttagaaaatgaaaaaaaaaaggttttgctGAAGAATGTAACACTTGGTGCGGCAGATTATATGGTCCATTTATGTTAACTTTTTTCCCTTAATTTTTGGTACAAATTTATATGATATTGCCCAATCCAATCTTCATGTATTTTGGTTACAACCTCATTAGAAGTGCATAATCTTTTTGAGCGGAATTATGGAATAGTTTTTTTCCCCCCGACAGATCACTATACTTCATTTCTGTTTAGTTTTCTTCCCCATTTTTTCTGTACTCAGATTTCTGATTGTATCACCATATGCAGCCAGAAGAAGCATCATGCCTAAGATAAAAACAAGTGGTGTGAAATATCCCGATGGGTGGGAGCTTATAGAACCCACCCTCTCAGAGCTCCATTCCAAGATGAGAGAAGGTCTGTCTGCTTATCCAATCTCATTACAAACATGTGCACTGTTAGTTAGTAAAACTGATGCATTTCTTACCATGTATGCTTGGTGTAGCTGAGAATGATCCGCATGATGGGAGAAGGAAGTGCGAGGCACTGTGGCCCATCTTCAAGATCAATCACCAGAGGAGCCGATATCTTTATGACCTATACTACAACAGGAAGGAGATATCCCAGGAGTTGTATGAGTTCTGCCTTGACCAGGGACATGCTGACCGTAACCTCATCGCCAAATGGAAGAAGGTATGCACTTTGTTCTTCTTGGGAGGTGCTCATGTGCTACCTGCACCTCCATAAATACAGTTTAACCGATGACTAAACTTAACACTGGTACacctaaaaaaaaagattgaccATTTCTCCAGGGAAAATTGATTATTCCTCTATGAATAGAAATGAAACAATCTGCAACTGATTTGGGATTTCAGTCCACATTTTGCTAATGGTTGAATTGGTTAAGTCCATGAAAATCTGCACCTCCATAAATACAGTTTAACCGATGACTAAACTTAACACTGGTACACCTAAAAAAAGATTGACCATTTCTCCAGGGAAAAATGATTATTCCTCTATGAATAGAAATGAAACAATCTGCAACTGATTTGGGATTGCAGTCCACATTTTGCTAATGGTTGAATTGGTTAAGTCCATGAAAATCTTTGATCTCTCTGAAGTGACAAATCTCACATGCACATTGGACCTCATATATTTAGTCTTAATGTTGTGGTCCAATTTGCATGGCCAACTGACTGAGTTTTTTTGCATTGGATAATTGCAGCAAGGCTATGAGCGTCTCTGCTGCCTGCGCTGTATCCAGACACGAGACCACAACTTTGCGACCACCTGTGTTTGCAGGGTTCCTAAGCACCTAAGGGAAGAACAGGTGATAGAGTGTGTCCACTGTGGTTGCAAAGGTTGTGCTAGTGGTGACTAAGTATCCACTATTGGGATTACTTTTCAAGTTACATCAGGAGCAAGTTGATGAATGTAAACTGAATAACTGATGTAGTGATATCTCTGATGTACTTGGAAAAATGCCTAGCCTGTCTAGAGAGTAGACTGAATGTACTCGTAAGATGATGGATGTGGTAATGTGAAAAAAACTTGAGTTCTTCTACCACTTCTATCTTATCTTATTTCCATTCCTTCTTTTTTCAGTTTCTGTTGACAATCTCACTAGCTTACTAATTGCTCTCTGCTGCTGTGCTCTGAGTTGACAGTACGATTTGTCCATTTACTGTTTGAGCAACCTTCCCTGTTAAATCGGTCATGGTTTTCAGTTTCTTCCCTCAGAGCTTTTCCTTATTGTCATAATCaaactttctatcacatcaactgCAAAATATTTTGGCTTGACAGGAAATTTTTGTGCTCAAGCTGTTTCTGGGACAGTTAATGTCGGCAAACAAAGAGCAAGCAAGAGTTATATTAAACAAAATTCAAACATGGAGGATTTATATTACTAATCTTATTGATTCATTCATGGCACAAATAGATCCACATAACCTTTGAAAAGCAGCAGGCATTAACCTCTAGCATCTGACTCTGGCCAATGCATTCTACACCAAGAGCTTAACTGCAATTCTGCAATGGTGTCTCGCTGCTGCACATACTAGTTACATACTCATATGCTATTCTAACTTGGCTGGGGCAGTGAAGTCTGGATTGGTCCAAGAGGAGATGATGGTAAGTTGGGTGTAGGTGAGAGGCATGCTGGCAGCCTCCATGACGGCGATGGAGTCGACGCCCTTGGTGACAGGTTTACCATCTCCAGTGCTTGCATTCTGAGCTCCATTGGGTAGTCCTTCACACATCCAATCCTTGGACCAACCCCAGTGCTCCATTTCAGGGAGAGCCTGTGCCCGAGCTGATAGGATTTCGACTCTCCCTTCGATTTCACCCTCTCGAGAATTGCTTCCCGCGGGACATCAGCAGCTCTAGGGCTTTTCAGACCACCTGAGAGGGTTCTTTGGTAGGTTGGCTTTGTTTGCACTTTAGGAACGTTATCGCTTTCGGCACCTTCAGCTTGCGAAAACGGCTCAGATGCCTTATCTTCTTCTATCATGTTCTGAGGGAGAATCAATTGTGGAGGATTGGATTCCATGACGGTAGCAAGAGGGTTCTGTTTATTAGGCACTGGATCTTCATAATAGTCTTCGTTGGTGGATGAGCGCACCTGAATACACAAAAACAAGCTAGTTGAAGCCACCTGATATTTGCTTTCATAGGGGTATAATAGGTTTCATGGGCCTGAAAATGGCATACCTCAACTTCTTTCAGATCAACTCCATTCTCTTCAAGGAAGTTCATGAAGTTGGCGAGGTTCTCTGCACTTGGTTTATAGTGACCACTATAGGCCCAGATGGACTGAAATCAGAAAGTGATCATCAGAAAATAGCAGAAAGCAGCGATGCACCCAATCAACATGCAGGAGAACAAGACAAACAAATTATCAGAATGATTACCATGCGCTAGTAAGCAGAAGGATGGGAAAGTAATGGCCAA
This genomic window from Oryza sativa Japonica Group chromosome 12, ASM3414082v1 contains:
- the LOC4351509 gene encoding serine/threonine-protein kinase D6PKL2 — its product is MPPDHGGDADLAADELQSLSFGSSERSRSGSTVSTATTVSTTTSGPPPPPPPPPPRAAAAPRLGAVSLSDIRFVRRLGSGDIGSVYLAEVKGARGGGAAVVAAKVMDRKELAGRNKEGRARTEREILEAVDHPFLPRLYGVAEGDRWSCLLTEFCPGGDLHVLRQRQPHRRFTESAVRFYAAEVVAALEYIHMMDIVYRDLKPENVLVRADGHIMLTDFDLSLKCDPTAPTPAHVISDPIALAGSHYSASSSCIIPSCIVPAVSCFQLFPGRGRRRRHRRKKKTASGGGGGISGSSFPAGGLELEFVAEPVELRSMSFVGTHEYLAPEIVSGEGHGSSVDWWTLGVFVFELLYGVTPFKGYDNEMTLANIVARALEFPRDPPVSSAAKDLVTSLLAKDPTRRLGATVGAAAIKRHPFFSGVNWALLRCATPPYVPPPFSVAAATAAAAAADMSDDDSCPGTPVEYY
- the LOC4351510 gene encoding protein BUD31 homolog 3; protein product: MPKIKTSGVKYPDGWELIEPTLSELHSKMREAENDPHDGRRKCEALWPIFKINHQRSRYLYDLYYNRKEISQELYEFCLDQGHADRNLIAKWKKQGYERLCCLRCIQTRDHNFATTCVCRVPKHLREEQVIECVHCGCKGCASGD